From a single Bacillus pumilus genomic region:
- a CDS encoding M56 family metallopeptidase, producing MIKMKSSLLFLGGILIGLAIFYQMGYYVLSSFFGWNQAYNLIHVCQSVLEFYGFTPLKYFLDALVLYTLGFAIVYLAKQIRKYVEFKRHMMWTVEHQSTESLSEKYQNDIIVFHCHEPLAFAMGMLHPKVYLSTALMDMLDEEEIDAVVHHELHHKYSYDPLKSFMFVMLTKVIWYIPVLKHMKQSYSVFREVIADDYAIRQTGTELGVGQALLKLIKKRTQFQKQTKFAVSFGDRALNLRIQKILNPTYNIPFNVPIIPIVTSAILMVALMIMLNLDY from the coding sequence ATGATTAAAATGAAATCGAGTCTGCTGTTTTTAGGCGGCATATTGATTGGTTTAGCCATTTTTTATCAGATGGGGTATTACGTGCTTTCAAGCTTTTTTGGCTGGAATCAAGCATATAACCTAATCCATGTATGCCAGTCTGTTCTCGAATTCTATGGATTCACTCCTTTAAAATATTTTCTAGATGCCTTAGTCCTCTACACATTAGGGTTTGCGATTGTCTATCTGGCAAAACAAATCAGAAAGTACGTTGAATTTAAACGACATATGATGTGGACAGTAGAACACCAGTCGACCGAATCTTTGTCAGAGAAATATCAAAACGACATCATTGTGTTCCATTGCCATGAACCGCTTGCTTTTGCAATGGGAATGCTTCACCCAAAGGTTTATTTATCAACAGCTCTCATGGACATGCTGGATGAAGAAGAGATTGACGCTGTTGTTCATCATGAATTGCATCATAAGTACAGCTATGACCCTTTAAAGTCTTTTATGTTCGTAATGCTCACAAAAGTCATTTGGTACATCCCAGTGTTAAAGCATATGAAACAAAGCTACTCTGTTTTTCGTGAAGTGATTGCAGATGACTATGCCATTCGGCAGACAGGTACTGAACTTGGAGTAGGACAGGCTCTATTGAAACTGATTAAAAAGAGAACTCAGTTTCAAAAACAAACAAAGTTTGCGGTGTCCTTTGGAGATCGCGCGTTGAATTTAAGGATACAAAAAATATTAAACCCAACGTACAATATTCCTTTTAATGTACCGATCATTCCAATCGTCACATCAGCCATTCTCATGGTGGCTTTAATGATTATGCTCAATCTCGATTACTAA
- a CDS encoding BlaI/MecI/CopY family transcriptional regulator — protein sequence MKIPSFKYNEKGLNRFFGPLEGRIMEILYQGEDMPIKEVQQKLSDEKPINFNTVMTVLNRLTEKGIVEKKTKGRSSIYNPILTKEEFLNEQTKWITQGLMDDFGPLAVNHMVDAIESADPELLKVLEARLASKKEEQQND from the coding sequence ATGAAAATTCCTTCTTTTAAATATAATGAAAAGGGATTGAACCGTTTTTTCGGTCCTTTAGAGGGAAGAATTATGGAGATCCTTTATCAAGGTGAGGATATGCCGATTAAAGAGGTGCAGCAGAAGCTGTCAGACGAGAAGCCGATTAATTTCAACACGGTGATGACTGTGCTGAACCGCTTAACCGAAAAAGGAATTGTGGAGAAAAAAACAAAAGGGCGTTCATCTATTTATAATCCTATTTTAACAAAAGAAGAATTTCTAAATGAGCAAACAAAATGGATTACGCAAGGATTGATGGATGATTTCGGTCCACTGGCAGTGAATCATATGGTGGATGCCATTGAAAGTGCTGATCCTGAGTTACTCAAGGTTCTAGAAGCAAGGCTGGCATCTAAAAAAGAGGAGCAGCAAAATGATTAA
- a CDS encoding DoxX family protein: MKTNQEIGTLFVRVILGIIFFLHGLQAYQGGLGGTAAFFGQIGLPEFMAYIVKTIELVGGIALILGLGTRIFAALFVPIMAVAIITVGFSRGFIGGYEFELSLLVMALYLALSGSKMLSIDGVLKHQQKSNEAKFH, translated from the coding sequence ATGAAAACGAATCAAGAAATAGGTACACTTTTTGTACGCGTTATTTTAGGTATTATTTTCTTTTTACACGGGCTTCAGGCATATCAAGGAGGTCTGGGAGGCACAGCAGCATTTTTTGGACAAATCGGTTTACCTGAATTTATGGCCTATATTGTGAAGACAATTGAACTGGTCGGTGGTATCGCTTTAATTTTAGGTCTAGGAACACGTATTTTTGCCGCATTATTTGTACCAATTATGGCTGTAGCGATTATCACTGTTGGTTTTTCTAGAGGATTTATTGGCGGTTATGAATTTGAACTCTCGCTACTCGTCATGGCGCTTTATTTAGCACTTAGCGGCAGTAAGATGCTGTCAATTGATGGGGTACTCAAGCATCAGCAGAAAAGCAATGAAGCAAAATTTCATTAA
- the addA gene encoding helicase-exonuclease AddAB subunit AddA has protein sequence MQIPKPNNSTWTDDQWEAIVSEGQDILVAAAAGSGKTAVLVERLIRKMTRPEHPVDVDRLLVVTFTNASAAEMKHRITEALEKELAKNPGSLHMRRQLSLMNRANISTLHSFCLQVLRTFYYEIDLDPGFRLADQTEGELLGDEVLDELFEDEYKVGKPSFFELVDRYTSDRHDLDLQWLVKRIYEFSRSHPSPEQWMRAFLSLYDVDAQTKVEELPFYPYIKEDLSLVLRSCQELLEQALTLSKEPGGPAPRAENFIDDLEQINELIRHQNDFKKLYELLPNVNFKRLKTCKGDEYDPALLEKATDARNQAKKQLEKLKDEYFMRSPDQHLKSLAEMKPVVETLVELVIQFGERFERAKQEKSIVDFSDLEHYCLRILAEQDAEGHLIETEAAKYYQQQFEEVLVDEYQDTNLVQETILKLVSKGEHSAEGNLFMVGDVKQSIYRFRLAEPMLFLNKYKQFQLDGKETGKRIDLNKNFRSRSDVLDSTNFLFKQLMGETVGEIDYDEKAELKLGANYPESKDTRTEMLLVHLDQQEAETGEEREELQTVQFEARIIAKKIRELVEQPFQVYDAKQQMTRNLQYRDIVILLRSMPWAPQMMEELKKQGIPVYANLSSGYFEATEVSVILSLLKVIDNPYQDIPLAAVLRSPLVHLDENELALIRTGDKKGTYYDAVKAFMSVTHSDHPTCKKLERFFQMLRKWRDFSINHSVAELIWEVYRDTQYLDYVGGMPGGKQRQANLRALYDRAKQYEKAAFRGLFRFLRFIERMQERGDDLGAAKTISETEDVVRMMTIHSSKGLEFPIVFTAGLGRNFNMMDLNQSYLLDKELGFGSKYIHPELRISYATLPLVAMKKKMRKELLSEELRVLYVALTRAKEKLFLVGSVKNQVKALSKWQNAATGEEWLLPDFERYQSKTYLDFIGPALIRHQAMSSILEEAGDVVLSHPSTFTISFTQASDLLKEDISLEKKQQDEIVQALMDGLPVEGYGDADEQVAERLSWKYPYLAASQVGTKQSVSEIKRMKEIQDEYSVPSSIRKARATLYDRPAFMKKKTLTAAEQGTAMHTVMQHIPLPSEEPYDESHIEHLLESLQQRDLLTDEQAQSIDQAGIAAFFSTSIGQKLLKADWVKREVSFSMVLPVQEVYSHIDTEGEPVLIQGMIDCLFEADGKLYLLDYKTDRVKGRYSGGLDAAEPILKKRYETQIALYAKAVERLTNRTLEEKILYFFDGNLEISL, from the coding sequence ATGCAAATACCAAAACCGAATAACAGTACGTGGACGGATGACCAATGGGAAGCCATCGTTTCAGAAGGACAAGATATCCTTGTTGCGGCGGCGGCAGGGTCAGGTAAAACAGCTGTTTTGGTGGAACGGCTGATTCGAAAAATGACCCGGCCTGAACATCCAGTAGATGTGGATCGTCTGCTCGTTGTGACTTTTACAAATGCCTCTGCGGCAGAGATGAAGCACCGGATCACTGAAGCACTTGAAAAAGAATTAGCCAAAAATCCTGGATCACTTCATATGAGAAGACAGCTGTCACTCATGAATCGTGCTAATATCTCTACCTTGCACTCCTTCTGCTTGCAGGTTCTGCGCACTTTCTACTATGAGATTGACCTTGACCCTGGCTTTCGTTTGGCTGACCAAACAGAAGGAGAATTATTAGGGGATGAAGTGTTAGATGAATTGTTTGAGGATGAATATAAGGTAGGAAAGCCATCATTCTTTGAACTGGTTGATCGTTACACTTCAGACCGTCATGACTTAGATTTGCAATGGCTCGTGAAGAGAATTTATGAGTTTTCTAGGTCTCACCCTTCTCCCGAGCAATGGATGCGGGCATTTCTTTCTCTATATGATGTAGATGCTCAAACAAAAGTAGAAGAATTACCTTTTTATCCATATATCAAAGAAGATCTATCTCTCGTTCTTCGGAGCTGCCAGGAGCTACTAGAACAAGCTCTTACACTATCAAAGGAGCCGGGTGGCCCAGCTCCGAGAGCAGAGAATTTTATCGATGACTTAGAGCAAATCAATGAATTAATCCGTCATCAAAATGATTTTAAGAAGCTTTACGAGCTTTTACCGAACGTTAATTTTAAAAGACTCAAAACGTGCAAAGGGGACGAATATGACCCTGCTCTGTTAGAAAAAGCCACAGATGCACGTAATCAAGCAAAAAAACAACTAGAAAAGCTAAAAGATGAATACTTCATGCGTAGTCCTGACCAGCATTTAAAAAGCTTAGCTGAAATGAAGCCAGTTGTGGAGACACTTGTAGAGCTTGTGATCCAATTTGGAGAACGTTTCGAAAGAGCGAAGCAGGAAAAGTCCATCGTCGACTTTTCGGATTTAGAGCACTATTGCTTACGCATTTTAGCGGAGCAGGACGCAGAAGGACATCTAATTGAAACAGAAGCTGCCAAGTACTATCAACAGCAGTTTGAAGAAGTGCTCGTTGATGAATATCAAGATACAAACCTTGTACAAGAAACGATTTTAAAGCTTGTATCTAAAGGGGAACATTCTGCAGAGGGCAACCTGTTTATGGTTGGCGATGTAAAGCAGTCCATTTATCGTTTTAGACTGGCTGAGCCCATGCTCTTTTTAAATAAATATAAACAATTTCAACTAGACGGCAAAGAGACAGGGAAGAGAATTGATTTAAATAAAAACTTCCGGAGCCGTTCAGACGTGTTAGACAGTACGAACTTTTTGTTCAAGCAGCTGATGGGCGAAACAGTTGGAGAAATTGACTATGATGAAAAAGCTGAATTAAAGCTTGGAGCGAATTATCCAGAGAGCAAAGACACAAGGACAGAAATGCTTCTTGTCCATTTAGATCAACAGGAAGCGGAAACCGGCGAAGAGCGAGAAGAGCTCCAAACAGTCCAATTTGAAGCGAGAATCATCGCTAAAAAAATAAGAGAATTGGTGGAGCAGCCATTCCAAGTGTATGATGCAAAACAGCAGATGACGCGTAACTTGCAGTATCGGGATATTGTCATTTTGCTTCGGTCCATGCCGTGGGCTCCACAAATGATGGAAGAATTGAAGAAGCAGGGAATCCCTGTGTATGCAAATCTGTCCTCTGGTTATTTTGAAGCAACTGAGGTATCTGTCATCCTTTCTTTGTTAAAAGTCATTGATAATCCTTATCAGGATATTCCGCTTGCAGCTGTTTTAAGATCACCTCTTGTTCATTTAGATGAAAATGAACTGGCACTGATTCGGACGGGTGATAAAAAAGGAACGTATTATGATGCTGTAAAAGCATTCATGAGTGTGACTCATTCCGATCACCCTACCTGCAAAAAACTAGAGCGTTTTTTCCAAATGCTGCGCAAGTGGCGTGATTTCTCCATTAATCATTCAGTGGCAGAATTAATTTGGGAAGTATACCGGGATACACAGTATCTAGATTATGTTGGAGGGATGCCTGGAGGCAAGCAGCGGCAGGCGAATCTTCGTGCCCTTTATGACAGGGCCAAACAATATGAAAAAGCTGCCTTTAGAGGGCTGTTTCGATTTCTTCGCTTTATTGAAAGAATGCAGGAGCGTGGAGATGATCTTGGTGCGGCAAAAACGATCAGTGAGACAGAGGACGTTGTGCGCATGATGACGATCCACAGCAGTAAAGGGTTAGAATTTCCCATCGTCTTTACCGCAGGGCTTGGCAGGAATTTTAATATGATGGACTTAAATCAGTCTTACTTGCTTGATAAAGAATTAGGCTTTGGAAGTAAATATATACATCCTGAGCTGAGAATTAGTTATGCGACATTACCGCTTGTAGCGATGAAAAAAAAGATGAGAAAAGAGCTATTATCTGAAGAACTGAGGGTTTTATATGTGGCGCTCACAAGAGCGAAAGAAAAATTATTTTTAGTTGGCTCTGTTAAAAATCAGGTAAAAGCATTAAGCAAATGGCAAAATGCCGCGACCGGCGAAGAGTGGCTGCTCCCTGATTTTGAACGTTATCAATCAAAAACATACTTAGATTTTATTGGTCCTGCTCTCATCCGTCATCAAGCGATGTCATCTATTTTAGAAGAAGCTGGCGATGTTGTTCTTTCGCACCCATCCACATTCACCATCTCATTTACGCAAGCATCAGACCTTCTAAAAGAAGATATATCACTTGAAAAGAAGCAGCAAGACGAGATCGTACAAGCATTGATGGATGGTCTTCCTGTTGAAGGATATGGTGATGCTGATGAACAGGTGGCAGAGAGACTCTCATGGAAATATCCGTATCTGGCGGCCTCGCAAGTCGGCACAAAGCAGTCTGTTTCCGAGATAAAAAGGATGAAAGAAATACAGGATGAGTACAGTGTTCCTTCTTCGATTCGAAAAGCACGGGCAACATTGTATGACCGGCCTGCTTTCATGAAGAAAAAAACACTCACTGCCGCAGAACAAGGCACCGCCATGCATACAGTCATGCAGCATATCCCGCTTCCTTCTGAGGAGCCCTATGATGAATCACATATAGAGCATCTTCTCGAATCCTTACAGCAGCGAGATTTGCTGACAGATGAGCAAGCTCAGTCTATTGATCAAGCAGGAATTGCTGCTTTCTTCTCTACTTCGATAGGTCAAAAACTGCTGAAAGCGGACTGGGTGAAACGAGAGGTATCATTTAGCATGGTGTTACCTGTTCAAGAGGTATACAGTCATATAGATACAGAGGGAGAGCCTGTTCTGATTCAAGGAATGATCGACTGTTTATTTGAAGCAGATGGAAAGCTATATTTACTAGATTATAAAACAGATAGAGTGAAAGGCAGATATTCAGGTGGACTTGACGCTGCTGAACCGATCTTGAAAAAGCGTTATGAAACCCAGATTGCCTTATATGCAAAAGCAGTAGAACGTTTGACAAACAGAACATTAGAGGAGAAAATTCTCTATTTCTTTGATGGGAATTTAGAAATCTCTTTATAA
- the addB gene encoding helicase-exonuclease AddAB subunit AddB codes for MKIQFLAGRSGSGKTTAILEEIKEQLRLDPLGPPIIFLVPDQMTFLMEYELAKTSEAGGMIRAKVFSFTRLAWSILQQTGGANRQFVTSTGIQMLLRKVIEEQKEKFKVFKKASDKPGFVEQIEKTMAEFKRYCMLPEDIEKISMSSMYSEYTEERRAAEKLHDLHVLYQQMEQHLQDEYVHSEDYLTLLAQQIPSSEEIKGAHIYIDGFYQFTPQQLLVIEQLLLHAAKITAAFTVDRSYHDTQPNELDLFRMTGKTYFQLYQLAKECEADISEHVLERNNRHLHTPDLAYLEHQYEQRPVKPYQENTPHLTVSKSANKRAEIEGVARDILDLVREKGLRLRDISIVARHVDDYKDTLKEVFRDYDIPFFIDGNESMQYHPLIELIRSSLDVIKGNWRYEAVFRCVKTEFLFPLELVKNKAREQADQLENYCIAYGVKGERWTNGSRFHYRRFQSLDEDFGQTDQEIEMEQMLNDVKEWIVPPLLQLQKRLKKAQKVKEMVEAVYVFLEEIQVPDKLEKARLEAEEAGRLAEAMQHGQVWDAVIQLMDEFVEMLGEEELSFPLFQQMMDTGLASLKFALIPPSLDQVFIGSMDLSRMYQVKCTFIIGVNDGVIPARPSDESVLSEDDREWLKRAGAELAETGKERLLDEQFLIYQALSSPSYHLYVSYSAADAEGRSLLPSTLIKYCQELMPNHQQALYVLDPEQLDEEEQLKFVANEHVSLSYTVSQLQQWLNQYPISGVWWSVYNYLMTSPHRDVSKNIMSSLFFTNRAKPLKPTVTKELYGDHIQGSVSRMEKFNACAFSHFASHGLKLKDRQFYKLEAPDIGQLFHSALKHISDTLVEQKKDWKNLTKEDCVTYSRHAIEQLAPRLQKEILLSSNRHAYIKEKLQKILIRVSSILSEHAKVSGFSPVGLELGFGGQGPLPPFTFQLKNGCTMELVGRIDRVDKAEGSKGLLLRIVDYKSSEKGLDLAEVYYGLALQMLTYLDLTITYSKEWLGVEATPAGILYFHIHDPLIQAPIPLAEDEIEQEIFKKFKMKGLLLEDVEAVKLMDQTLESGRSQVIQAGLKKDGSFRSDSAVLSEDHFHILTQHVRRTFEEAGERITNGEVAINPYKLKDQTPCRFCSFKSICQFDESIEDNDFRVLTSEKDDVVIDRIKKEGDQYANTKTE; via the coding sequence GTGAAGATTCAGTTTTTAGCAGGCAGATCGGGGAGTGGAAAAACGACTGCAATTTTAGAGGAAATCAAAGAACAGCTTCGGCTTGATCCGTTGGGTCCGCCAATCATTTTTTTAGTCCCGGATCAAATGACATTTTTAATGGAATATGAGCTTGCGAAAACGTCTGAAGCTGGCGGAATGATCAGAGCCAAAGTATTTAGTTTCACTCGTCTTGCTTGGTCTATTTTACAGCAGACTGGTGGAGCGAACCGTCAATTTGTGACAAGCACAGGGATTCAAATGCTTTTAAGAAAAGTGATTGAAGAGCAGAAGGAAAAATTTAAGGTATTCAAAAAAGCGAGTGATAAGCCGGGATTTGTCGAGCAAATTGAAAAAACAATGGCTGAATTCAAAAGGTATTGTATGCTGCCAGAGGATATTGAAAAAATCTCAATGTCGAGCATGTATTCAGAGTATACGGAAGAAAGACGGGCAGCTGAAAAATTGCATGATCTGCATGTTCTGTATCAGCAGATGGAGCAGCATTTACAAGATGAATATGTGCACTCTGAAGACTATTTGACACTTCTCGCGCAGCAAATCCCTTCATCTGAAGAAATAAAGGGAGCACACATTTATATAGATGGTTTTTATCAATTTACGCCGCAGCAGCTTCTCGTCATTGAACAACTTCTGCTACATGCAGCAAAAATAACTGCTGCTTTCACAGTAGATCGCTCCTATCATGATACGCAGCCAAATGAACTTGATTTATTCCGTATGACAGGTAAAACGTATTTCCAGCTCTATCAGCTTGCCAAAGAGTGCGAGGCTGACATTTCTGAGCACGTCTTGGAGAGAAACAACCGGCATCTTCATACACCAGATCTTGCTTATTTAGAACACCAATATGAACAGCGTCCAGTGAAGCCATATCAGGAAAACACCCCTCATCTCACCGTGTCTAAAAGTGCGAATAAACGAGCTGAAATTGAGGGAGTAGCAAGAGATATTCTCGATTTAGTGAGAGAAAAAGGGCTCAGATTGCGAGATATTTCGATTGTTGCACGGCATGTAGATGACTATAAAGATACGTTAAAAGAGGTTTTTCGAGATTACGATATTCCTTTTTTTATTGATGGAAATGAATCAATGCAGTATCATCCGCTCATTGAATTAATTCGTTCGAGTTTGGATGTCATAAAAGGAAACTGGCGCTATGAAGCGGTATTTCGCTGCGTGAAAACAGAGTTCTTATTTCCGCTTGAACTCGTGAAGAACAAAGCGAGAGAACAGGCAGATCAGCTTGAAAACTATTGTATTGCTTATGGTGTAAAAGGAGAACGCTGGACAAACGGTTCTCGGTTTCACTATAGGCGATTCCAATCGTTAGATGAGGATTTTGGACAAACAGATCAAGAAATTGAAATGGAACAAATGCTGAATGACGTCAAAGAATGGATCGTGCCCCCGCTTTTACAGCTGCAGAAAAGGCTGAAAAAAGCCCAAAAGGTAAAAGAAATGGTAGAGGCTGTCTATGTCTTTTTAGAAGAGATACAAGTGCCGGATAAACTTGAAAAAGCGAGACTTGAGGCTGAAGAAGCAGGCAGGCTTGCAGAAGCGATGCAGCACGGACAAGTCTGGGACGCGGTGATTCAATTAATGGATGAATTTGTTGAAATGCTAGGTGAAGAAGAGCTCTCATTCCCTTTATTCCAACAGATGATGGATACAGGGCTAGCCTCTCTAAAATTCGCTTTAATTCCGCCTTCGCTTGACCAAGTATTTATCGGAAGTATGGATTTATCCAGAATGTATCAAGTAAAGTGTACGTTTATCATTGGTGTAAATGATGGCGTTATTCCCGCCCGACCTTCTGATGAGAGTGTATTGTCTGAGGATGACCGTGAATGGTTAAAACGAGCAGGAGCAGAGCTGGCAGAGACAGGAAAGGAAAGGCTGCTAGATGAGCAATTTTTAATTTACCAAGCGTTATCGAGTCCATCCTATCATTTGTATGTATCCTATTCGGCTGCAGATGCAGAAGGACGTTCTCTATTGCCTTCGACTCTCATCAAGTACTGCCAAGAGCTTATGCCAAATCATCAGCAGGCTCTTTATGTGTTAGATCCAGAACAGCTAGATGAAGAGGAGCAATTAAAATTTGTAGCGAATGAGCATGTTTCGTTATCGTATACCGTCTCGCAGCTGCAGCAATGGCTTAACCAATATCCCATTAGCGGTGTATGGTGGAGTGTTTATAATTACTTAATGACGTCTCCTCATCGGGATGTCTCAAAAAACATTATGTCAAGTTTGTTTTTTACAAATCGAGCGAAGCCATTAAAGCCTACTGTCACAAAAGAGCTTTACGGTGACCATATTCAAGGCAGTGTTTCCAGAATGGAGAAATTCAATGCGTGTGCATTTTCTCATTTTGCGTCCCATGGATTAAAACTAAAGGATCGACAATTTTACAAATTGGAAGCACCTGATATCGGTCAGTTGTTTCATTCGGCTTTAAAACATATTTCAGATACGCTAGTTGAGCAAAAAAAAGATTGGAAAAACCTAACGAAGGAAGATTGTGTCACCTATTCAAGACATGCAATCGAACAGCTCGCTCCGCGTCTTCAAAAGGAAATTCTCTTAAGCTCTAATCGACATGCGTATATCAAAGAAAAGCTCCAAAAAATCTTGATTCGAGTCTCTTCTATACTAAGTGAACACGCCAAAGTGAGTGGATTTTCTCCAGTAGGGCTTGAGTTAGGATTTGGGGGGCAAGGACCATTGCCGCCGTTTACTTTTCAATTAAAGAATGGCTGTACGATGGAGCTTGTCGGAAGAATTGACCGGGTAGATAAAGCAGAAGGTTCAAAAGGGCTGCTTTTGAGAATCGTCGACTACAAATCCAGTGAAAAAGGTCTTGATCTAGCTGAAGTATACTATGGGCTTGCCTTGCAAATGCTCACTTATTTAGACCTGACCATTACGTATTCGAAAGAGTGGCTTGGGGTGGAAGCAACGCCAGCTGGCATATTATATTTCCATATCCATGATCCTCTCATTCAAGCTCCTATTCCGCTTGCAGAGGATGAAATTGAACAGGAAATATTCAAGAAATTTAAAATGAAGGGTTTATTGCTTGAAGATGTAGAAGCAGTGAAGCTAATGGATCAAACGCTTGAATCAGGAAGATCACAAGTCATTCAAGCCGGCTTGAAAAAGGATGGGTCTTTCCGTTCTGACTCTGCCGTTTTAAGTGAAGATCATTTTCACATTCTCACACAACATGTTCGTCGTACATTTGAAGAAGCAGGCGAAAGGATTACAAATGGAGAGGTCGCAATTAATCCATATAAATTAAAGGATCAAACACCTTGCCGCTTTTGTTCATTCAAGTCTATTTGCCAATTCGATGAATCAATAGAAGATAATGATTTTAGGGTGCTTACCTCTGAGAAAGATGATGTTGTGATAGATCGGATCAAAAAAGAAGGGGATCAGTATGCAAATACCAAAACCGAATAA
- a CDS encoding ferritin-like domain-containing protein has protein sequence MYYGYYDYSPYDMRQNTRIISDLEKAINGEYSAIQCYEKLAQNAKNPEAKKVIQEIRQDEVRHYQLFSKLYYSLTGKNHKPSITEPCPDQFREGLVFAFKDEQKTVDFYLSISDYVRDQGTKELMKRIAQDEQQHAVWFLYFLTHHVS, from the coding sequence ATGTATTACGGTTACTATGACTACTCACCATATGACATGCGCCAAAATACAAGAATTATTTCAGACCTTGAGAAGGCGATCAATGGTGAATATTCTGCGATCCAATGCTACGAAAAACTTGCCCAAAATGCAAAAAATCCTGAGGCGAAAAAGGTCATTCAAGAAATACGCCAGGATGAAGTCAGGCACTATCAACTATTTTCAAAGCTATATTATTCTTTGACAGGTAAAAACCACAAACCGAGCATAACAGAACCTTGCCCAGACCAATTCAGAGAAGGCCTTGTTTTTGCCTTTAAAGATGAACAAAAAACGGTCGATTTTTACTTAAGCATATCCGACTATGTCCGCGACCAAGGAACAAAAGAGCTAATGAAACGCATTGCTCAAGATGAACAGCAGCATGCTGTATGGTTTTTATACTTTTTAACGCACCATGTTTCTTAG